Genomic segment of Xanthomonas sp. DAR 35659:
TCGCGCCGCAGCTTGGGATGCGCGCGCAGGCGCTCGGCCACCGCGCTCGCCGCGCCGAACCAGCACGCGGCGATGCCGGCGCCGCCGTGCCAGAACCCCGGGCGCGCCAGATAGTCGCCCGGCGCCCCGATCGCGCGCGCCGGCACCGCGGCGAAGGTCACCGGCCCGCTGACCACGCGCGCCATGCCGACCGCCACCCAGGCCTGCGTATCGATGGCGATGCCGGGATCGCGCAATCGCACCCGCACCAGGTGCAGGCGGTCCTCGTCGTGCGCGGTGAGCAACGCGCCATCGACCATGCCGGCACCGGAACACCAGGCCTTGCGGCCGTGCACCTCGCCGCCATGCGCGTCGCCGCGGTAGGCCAGGCGCGCATCCGGCGCTTCGGCGGCCCACACCGCGAATAGCTGCCCGGACGGCGGCGCCGCGGCGCCGAGTTCGGCCAGGATCGCCTGCGCGTCGTAATGCGCCTCCAGCACCTTGGCCAGGCACACGTCGGTGGCGGCGATCTCGGCCAGGATCCGCCAGCGGTCCAGGGTGTCGCCGCCACCGGGCGACGGCAGGTGCGGATAGCGCGCGAGCACGCGCAAGGCGGCGCTGCGCAGATCGCAGGCGTCGCCCAGGGCGGCGGGGGACAGCAATTCGGTCAAGCGCGTTCTCTCTGCAAAGACGGCGACAGCGCCGGCGGGTGGCCGCGTGCCGTGCGTCGGGTGCGGGTTCGGGGCGAGGCGCGATCACAGCAGGCGCCGCGCACGCAACGTGTGCACGCCGCGCGGCGGCGTGCACATGGATGAAGGGTTCATGCAGCGCGCCTGCGGCGCCGTTGCCGTACCCACGGCGCTGGCGCGGCGGCGCACCGGTCACGGCGTCAGGATCACCTTGCGGCAGTCCTGCTCCTTCTTGTCGAAGATCGCGTAGCCGTCGGCGGCCTGCGCAAGACTCATGCGGTGGGTAATGATCTCGTTCGGCTTGAGCCGGCCTTCGCCGATGTGCTCCAGCAGTTCCGGCATGAAACGCTGCACGTGGGTCTGGCCCATTTTGAAGCTCAGCCCCTTGTCGAAGGCGTCGCCGAACAGGAAGCCGTGGATGAAGCCGGCGTACACCCCGGGCACGCTGACCGTGCCGCCGCGGCGCGTGGCGGCGATGCACTGGCGCAGGGCCGTGCCGCTGCTGCCTTCCAGCTTCAGCGTGGCCATCACCGTCTCCACCGTGCTGCCCTTGGCCTCGAAGCCGACCGCGTCGATGCTGGCGTCCACGCCGCGGCCGTCGGTCTGGCCGACGATGATGTCGGCCGGATCGTCGATCTCCTCGAAGTTCAGCGGGATCACGCCGTAGGTCTTCTGCGCGAAATCCAGCCGGTACGGATAGCGGTCGACCATGAAGATGCGCTCGGCACCGAGCATGCGGCAACACGCCGCAGTCATCAGGCCCACCGGACCGGCACCGAAGATGGCCACCGTGCTGCCCTGGCACACGCCCGCGTTGAGCGCGGCCTGGTAGCCGGTGGGCAGGATGTCGGAGAGGAACAGGACCTGCTCGTCGTGCAGCACGTCGGGCACCACCAGCGGGCCGACATTGGCCTTGGGCACGCGCACGTATTCGGCCTGGCCGCCGGCGACGCCGCCGTACAGATGGCTGTAGCCGAACAGCGCCGCCGGCGGGCGGATGCCCTTCTGGTTCAGCGCGGCGCCCTTGCCGGTGTTGGTGGTCTCGCAGGCGGCGTATTCGGTGAGCCGGCAGTGGAAGCACTCGCCGCAGGCGATCACGAACGGGATCACCACGCGATCGCCGCGCTTCACCCGCGTCACGCCCGGGCCGATGTCCTCGACCACGCCCATGAACTCATGGCCGAGCACGTCGCCGGTATGCAGGTCGGGGATCTTGCCGCGGTACAGGTGCAGGTCCGAGCCGCAGATTGCGGTCGCGGTGACCCGCAGCACGATGTCGTCGGCGTCGATCAGCACTGGATCGGGCACGGTCTCCACGCGCACGTCCTTGGTGCCGTGATAGGTGAGGGCTTGCATTTGGAAGTCTCCTGGGCGGCGAGTGCTGCCAGTGTGGTCACGCGTTGCGTGCAACCCGGGTGACCAGCCTGTGAGAACAGCGTCGCGGTACCGCGGCAGCACGTGCTTCGGTGCGCGCATGGCTCTCGCAAAGCGGATGCATGCCGCGCCCATGGCGCAGAGAAGGCATAGCGCGCTGGCGCGCCTCGCCAGCGCGCGCGGTCATGGCGGAAGCGACGCCTCAACATGCCAACGCCTCGGCGCATTCGCGCGGCGCCGCATCGCTTGCGGGCGCACAGGCCGCGCGCACGCGGCCCGAGAGGCGACAGTGCGAGTGCGATGGACGGCGACGTGGCATCAGCGCAATCGCATGCGCGTGCCGACATCTCGCGCACTTGCGCACCAGCGCGACGGCGCGGGCAGCGCCAGCCACGCCGTCCGCCACGCACGCGCATCGCGTCGCCGGGCGGCGCGCGCCCCGCGCGCTCAGATCCGCGTGGTGGCCAGGAAGCGCTCGCGGTCCTGCTGGGTGCGGCGGCGGATCTCGGCCAGCGCCTGGCTCTCGGTCGCTTCCAGCATCGATTCGAACAGGCGCTGGAAGTGGTTGCGCATCGCGTTGCGCGAGGCGGCCGGATCGCGGGTCTTCAACGCTTCCAGGATCGCGGCGTGTTCGTCGGTGCGGGTGGCGTCGTCCTGGTGGCAGACGTGCGCGTATACCTGGCGCACCCGCGGCAGTTCGTTGCGCATGCGCCAGATCAGGTGGATGCAGTACTCCACCACCGGATTGCCGGACAGGCGCGCGATCGCCAGGTGGAAACGGCGGTCGTACTCGCCGGCCATCTCCTCGGTGGTGGTCGGATCGGACATCGCATGCACCAAGGCCTGCAGTTCCTCGATGTCGGCGTCGGTCAGGCGCCCGGCGGCCAGGGCCGCGGCCTCGGCCTCGATCACCGTGCGCGCGGCGGTCAGGTCGAATGCGGTGACGTCGGGCAGCGCGCCCTGCGCGTCGATCGGCCGCGGCCGCACGTACACGCCCGAGCCGGTCTTGATCGCGATCCAGCCCTGCGCCTCCAGCGCGATCTCGGCCTCGCGGATGGTCACCCGGCTCACCCCGAAACGCTCGGCCAGATCGCGCTCGCCGGGCAGCCGCGAACCGGTCGGGAATTCGCCCGACTCGATCAGCGACAGGATCTTCGCGGCGATGGACTGGTAGAGGCGGCTTTCGGACATCGAGCAGGACCCGTCTGGTGAATTCCACAGCGGCGCGGGGAGGACGCGCCGGCGCCGGCTGCGGCTCGAAAAACGGCGCGACCCGGGAGCCGCGCCGCTGCGTTCAGAACCGGTATCGTACACCGAAATATGCGCGCCGCCCGTAGCTGACGTACTCGCGGAAGTTGCCGTAGACAGGCTGGGATGCGACCCGCGGTTCGTTGGTCAGGTTCATCAGTTCCAGCGACAGCGACAGCTGTTTGCTGACCCGGTAGCGGGCGCGGAAATCGACGCTGGTGTTGTCGTCGTAGTAGCGGTTCTGCTGCGCGATATTGCCGGTGAAGTCCTGGTAATACTTGGAGCGGTACTTGCCGATCGCCTGCATGTCGAAGCGGCCCAGTTCCCAGTAGATCGAGCCGGACAGCACGTGGCGCGAGAACCCGCTGAGCCCGGCCGGGCCGACGATGGCCGGCAGCACGGTACCGGTGACCGCGTCGACCTGCTCGCCCAGGCGCGGATCCTGGGTCTCGTAGTCGGTGTCGGCGTAGTTGTAGCTGAGCTTGAGGCCCAGCCCATCGAACGGCTTGGGCAGGTAGGAGAAGCGGTGCGCGGCGCTGAGCTCGAAGCCGGTCAGCGTGCTCTTCTTGTCGGTGGTCACCTGGCGCGGGACCGGCACGGTGGCGCTGCGCCCGTCGACGACGAAGGTTTCGTCGAACAAGGCGGTCTCGGTGCCGCCGTTGAATTGCTTCCAGTACAGCGCGCCGGCCAGCAGGCTGTCCTCGTTGGGATACCACTCCAGCGACACGTCGCCGTTCCAGGACATCAGCGGCTTGGCCTCGGGATTGCCGCTGGCGGTGATCCCGGCCAAGGCCTCTTCCAGGGTGGTGAAATTCTCGGTCCCGGTGAGGTTGACGTTGCGTCCCGAGCCCAGCGCGGCGATGTCCGGACGCGACATCGCCCGGTACGCGCCCACGCGCAGCAGCAGGTTGTCGCGCAGTTCGAACGCGGCGTTGGCGCTGGGCAGCAGCTTGTCGTTGCCGGCCTTGGCGACCAGGGTCTGGTAGGCGCCGGTGGGCTGCAGGCGCAAGGTGCCGGCGCCGTTGTCGATCAGCTCCAGCTCGGCGCGCACGCCTTCCGAGCGCACGTCGGTCTTGACCCAGCGCACGCCCAGGTTGCCGCTCACCGGCAGGCCGAACAGTTCGCTGCG
This window contains:
- a CDS encoding FadR/GntR family transcriptional regulator, translated to MSESRLYQSIAAKILSLIESGEFPTGSRLPGERDLAERFGVSRVTIREAEIALEAQGWIAIKTGSGVYVRPRPIDAQGALPDVTAFDLTAARTVIEAEAAALAAGRLTDADIEELQALVHAMSDPTTTEEMAGEYDRRFHLAIARLSGNPVVEYCIHLIWRMRNELPRVRQVYAHVCHQDDATRTDEHAAILEALKTRDPAASRNAMRNHFQRLFESMLEATESQALAEIRRRTQQDRERFLATTRI
- a CDS encoding acyl-CoA dehydrogenase, with amino-acid sequence MTELLSPAALGDACDLRSAALRVLARYPHLPSPGGGDTLDRWRILAEIAATDVCLAKVLEAHYDAQAILAELGAAAPPSGQLFAVWAAEAPDARLAYRGDAHGGEVHGRKAWCSGAGMVDGALLTAHDEDRLHLVRVRLRDPGIAIDTQAWVAVGMARVVSGPVTFAAVPARAIGAPGDYLARPGFWHGGAGIAACWFGAASAVAERLRAHPKLRRDAHAAMHLGAIDQQLGAARALLRELAAAIDAAPEHDHRHAVIRLRSFVERAASDVLDRVGRALGPAPLCSDREHAMRCADLAVFVRQSHAEHDWAALGQALGEQAQPWRL
- a CDS encoding zinc-dependent alcohol dehydrogenase produces the protein MQALTYHGTKDVRVETVPDPVLIDADDIVLRVTATAICGSDLHLYRGKIPDLHTGDVLGHEFMGVVEDIGPGVTRVKRGDRVVIPFVIACGECFHCRLTEYAACETTNTGKGAALNQKGIRPPAALFGYSHLYGGVAGGQAEYVRVPKANVGPLVVPDVLHDEQVLFLSDILPTGYQAALNAGVCQGSTVAIFGAGPVGLMTAACCRMLGAERIFMVDRYPYRLDFAQKTYGVIPLNFEEIDDPADIIVGQTDGRGVDASIDAVGFEAKGSTVETVMATLKLEGSSGTALRQCIAATRRGGTVSVPGVYAGFIHGFLFGDAFDKGLSFKMGQTHVQRFMPELLEHIGEGRLKPNEIITHRMSLAQAADGYAIFDKKEQDCRKVILTP